The following are encoded together in the Candidatus Anaeroferrophillus wilburensis genome:
- a CDS encoding LysM peptidoglycan-binding domain-containing protein produces the protein MIQRWCWLLLLLLLLCACSMEKATLKQEPESLVLTGGSWCLPAERLVADQGDNACLEDDNEEFLSPWMQVVDADDEGSVLFLYDLLSDTRIDQPATADDLEIEAKARTGARYEFPIVINKKVERFISYYSTVNSAFMRRSLKRAQLYLPEIKRIFHEYHIPEELAYMALIESGFTTHAYSRAKACGPWQFIAGTGKKYGLTINWWIDERRDPIKSTSAAARYLHDLYGYFDSWYLSAAAYNAGEGKIMRAIKKHKTEDFWEMSRFTYLKRETKEYIPRLIAAILIAREPEKYGLADVGYLPPLTYDEVLVSDATDLQVVAWAAGCKYEVVKDLNPELRYWCTPPNMREYLVKVPTGTGPQCRERLASLPPEQRITFRRHKIRSGESLSTIARHYHTRIQPIKELNNLAGNTIRAGKYLIIPVRSGGAGSVVFAPEIYRAGLQRQGPAQSIIHRPSAYRVRRGDSLWSIARKYRISVADIRSWNGLGRSTLIKPGQVLVLSDQRQQKQLAAASFTTASVNKAIRLRRGDTLWKVSRDHGLTVQQLCRWNNLQEGSILQPGQVLYLSPRADRP, from the coding sequence ATGATTCAACGATGGTGCTGGTTATTGCTGTTATTGCTGTTGCTCTGCGCCTGCAGTATGGAGAAGGCGACCTTGAAACAGGAGCCGGAATCTCTGGTGCTGACCGGCGGTTCCTGGTGTCTGCCCGCTGAACGTCTGGTGGCCGATCAGGGCGATAATGCCTGCTTGGAGGATGACAACGAAGAATTTTTGAGTCCCTGGATGCAGGTTGTTGATGCGGATGACGAAGGCTCAGTTCTTTTTCTCTATGATCTGCTGTCAGATACCAGGATCGATCAGCCGGCGACTGCTGACGACCTGGAAATAGAAGCCAAAGCCAGGACCGGGGCCCGGTATGAATTCCCCATTGTCATCAATAAAAAAGTTGAACGCTTTATCTCCTACTACAGCACGGTAAATAGTGCTTTCATGCGCCGTTCTCTCAAACGGGCTCAGTTGTATCTTCCTGAAATTAAAAGGATTTTTCATGAGTATCATATCCCTGAGGAGCTGGCATACATGGCCCTCATTGAAAGCGGCTTTACCACCCATGCCTATTCGCGGGCGAAAGCCTGCGGTCCCTGGCAGTTTATTGCCGGTACTGGAAAGAAATATGGTTTGACGATTAATTGGTGGATTGATGAGCGGCGTGACCCCATCAAGTCAACGTCCGCTGCTGCCCGTTATCTCCATGATTTATATGGTTACTTTGATTCTTGGTATCTTTCTGCCGCGGCCTATAATGCCGGCGAAGGGAAGATTATGCGGGCGATCAAGAAGCATAAAACCGAAGATTTCTGGGAAATGTCCCGTTTCACCTATTTAAAGCGGGAGACGAAGGAATACATTCCCCGGTTGATTGCCGCGATACTTATTGCCCGTGAACCGGAAAAGTACGGGTTGGCCGATGTCGGCTATCTGCCGCCGCTAACCTATGATGAAGTGTTGGTCAGCGATGCCACCGACCTGCAGGTGGTTGCCTGGGCGGCTGGCTGCAAGTATGAGGTGGTCAAGGATTTGAATCCGGAGCTGCGCTATTGGTGTACACCACCGAATATGCGTGAATATCTGGTCAAGGTTCCCACAGGGACCGGGCCGCAGTGCCGGGAACGGCTGGCCAGCCTGCCGCCGGAACAGCGGATTACTTTTCGCCGCCACAAGATCAGATCGGGCGAATCTCTGTCAACCATTGCCCGGCATTACCACACCAGAATTCAGCCGATCAAGGAGTTGAATAATCTGGCAGGCAACACCATCAGGGCGGGAAAATATTTAATTATCCCGGTCCGGTCCGGCGGTGCCGGGTCGGTGGTTTTTGCTCCTGAGATCTATCGGGCAGGGCTTCAGCGGCAGGGGCCGGCGCAGTCTATTATCCATCGGCCGTCGGCTTATCGGGTGCGTCGCGGTGACAGCCTCTGGAGCATTGCCAGAAAATATCGCATTTCAGTAGCCGATATCAGGAGTTGGAATGGTCTTGGCAGGTCAACTCTGATCAAGCCCGGCCAGGTATTGGTTCTTTCCGACCAGCGGCAGCAGAAACAGCTGGCGGCCGCCAGCTTTACCACCGCATCAGTCAATAAGGCTATCAGGCTGCGCCGGGGGGATACGCTGTGGAAAGTGTCCCGTGATCACGGGCTGACGGTTCAGCAGCTGTGCCGCTGGAATAATCTGCAGGAAGGATCGATCCTGCAGCCGGGACAGGTTCTTTATCTTAGTCCCCGGGCTGATCGGCCGTAG
- a CDS encoding DUF3786 domain-containing protein, protein MQKQKNYQQTFTLAADRLTATDISYLQDHPGISWQETATGVTLSLPFFQRPYSITYPQLDFSCPEESVISLVSKIIILHYLANANRKAHAGQLVNYGAITGGSFYFPVFKRKTTDILASKLGNDGNLFSKAGERLAAAAGPVGDVSFTINALPGIDLTMVFWEGDEDFPPAYDILFDAAIDHYLSLEDIVVLAQMATKRVLARATADQPGD, encoded by the coding sequence GAAAAACTATCAACAGACCTTTACGCTGGCTGCAGACCGGCTCACGGCTACCGATATCAGCTACCTCCAGGATCATCCCGGGATCAGCTGGCAGGAAACGGCAACCGGCGTTACCCTCAGCCTGCCTTTTTTCCAGCGGCCCTACAGCATCACCTATCCCCAACTGGACTTCAGCTGTCCCGAGGAATCAGTCATCTCGCTGGTCAGCAAAATCATCATCCTCCACTACCTCGCCAACGCCAACCGGAAGGCCCACGCCGGACAGCTGGTCAATTATGGCGCCATTACCGGAGGATCATTTTACTTTCCGGTTTTCAAACGCAAAACAACCGATATTCTAGCAAGCAAACTGGGAAATGATGGCAACCTGTTCAGCAAGGCGGGTGAACGTCTGGCAGCGGCAGCCGGACCGGTGGGCGATGTCTCATTCACCATCAATGCCCTGCCGGGCATTGATCTGACCATGGTATTCTGGGAAGGGGATGAAGATTTCCCCCCCGCATATGATATCCTTTTCGATGCAGCTATTGACCACTATCTGTCCCTGGAGGATATTGTTGTCCTGGCTCAAATGGCAACCAAGCGGGTTCTGGCCCGAGCTACGGCCGATCAGCCCGGGGACTAA